Proteins co-encoded in one Salarias fasciatus chromosome 4, fSalaFa1.1, whole genome shotgun sequence genomic window:
- the slc25a38a gene encoding mitochondrial glycine transporter A → MELTLAHPVLKAFMCGSLSGTCSTLLFQPLDLVKTRLQTLHGSMQPGSSRVGMVSVLLTVVRTERLLGLWKGVSPSFARTIPGVGIYFSTFYSLKQHFFPDGPPGALHAVLLGGGARTVAGVVMLPVTVIKTRFECGRYSYGSVAGALRSVCRTEGPAALFSGLMATLFRDVPFSAIYVMFYSQTKAALPREISSSPSAALANFGCGILAGVLASLITQPADVVKTQVQVNPQLRTLQAVTLIHTESGLRGFFRGAVPRCLRRTLMSAMAWTVYEHMMAQLGLKS, encoded by the exons gctCACCCGGTCCTCAAGGCCTTCATGTGCGGCTCTCTGAGCGGGACCTGCTCCACGCTGCTGTTCCAGCCCCTGGACCTGGTGAAGACCCGCCTGCAGACGCTGCACGGCAGCATGCAGCctgg GTCGAGCCGGGTGGGGATGGTGTCTGTGCTGCTCACCGTGGTGCGAACAGAGAGGCTGCTGGGTCTGTGGAAAGGCGTTTCCCCG TCCTTCGCTCGCACCATCCCCGGCGTGGGGATCTACTTCAGCACCTTCTACTCCCTGAAGCAGCACTTCTTCCCGGACGGCCCCCCGGGGGCCCTGCACGCCGTGCTGCTGGGGGGCGGCGCCCGCACCGTGGCGGGGGTCGTCATGCTGCCCGTCACCGTCATCAAGACACGATTTGAA TGTGGCCGGTACAGCTACGGCAGCGTGGCCGGCGCCCTGCGCAGCGTCTGCAGGACCGAGGGCCCCGCCGCGCTCTTCTCCGGCCTCATGGCCACGCTCTTCAGGGACGTCCCCTTCTCCGCCATCTACGTCATGTTCTACAGCCAGACCAAGGCCGCGCTgcccagag AGATCAGCTCATCGCCCTCGGCCGCCCTGGCGAACTTCGGCTGTGGGATCCTGGCCGGGGTCTTGGCGTCTCTCATCACGCAGCCGGCGGACGTCGTCAAGACGCAGGTCCAGGTCAACCCGCAGCTGAGGACGCTGCAGGCCGTCACACTCATCCACACG GAGTCGGGGCTGCGGGGTTTCTTCAGAGGCGCCGTCCCTCGCTGTCTGCGCCGGACCCTGATGTCGGCCATGGCGTGGACCGTCTACGAACACATGATGGCGCAGCTCGGACTCAAGTCCTGA
- the rpsa gene encoding small ribosomal subunit protein uS2, which yields MSGGLDVLQMKEEDVLKFLAAGTHLGGTNLDFQMEQYVYKRKSDGVYIINLKKTWEKLLLAARAIVAIENPADVCVISSRNTGQRAVLKFASATGATTFHGRFTPGTFTNQIQAAFREPRLLIVTDPRADHQPLTEASYVNIPTIALCNTDSPLRYVDISIPCNNKGHHSVGLMWWMLAREVLRMRGTISREHPWEVMPDLYFYRDPEEIEKEEQAAAEKAVGKEEFQTEWSAPAAEFTQPEVADWSEGVAVPSVPIQQFPAAAAPVKTEDWSTQPATEDWSTAPTAQTSDWGGATSDWS from the exons ATGTCCGGAGGTCTGGATGTCCTTCAAatgaaggaggaggatgtgCTGAAGTTCCTGGCCGCAGGAACCCATCTGGGAGGCACCAACTTGGACTTCCAGATGGAGCAGTACGTCTATAAGAGAAAAAGCGACG GTGTGTACATCATTAACCTGAAGAAGACCTGGGAGAAGCTGCTCCTGGCAGCCCGGGCCATTGTTGCCATCGAGAACCCTGCCGACGTGTGTGTCATCTCTTCCAGGAACACTGGACAG AGAGCCGTGCTGAAGTTCGCCTCTGCCACCGGCGCCACCACCTTCCACGGTCGCTTCACCCCCGGTACCTTCACCAATCAGATCCAGGCAGCTTTCAGGGAGCCCCGCCTCCTGATTGTGACGGATCCTCGCGCGGACCACCAGCCGCTGACCGAGGCTTCCTACGTCAACATCCCCACCATCGCCCTGTGCAACACCGACTCTCCGCTGAGATACGTGGACATTTCCATCCCCTGCAACAACAAG GGTCACCACTCTGTGGGTCTCATGTGGTGGATGCTGGCCAGGGAGGTCCTCAGGATGAGGGGAACCATCTCCAGGGAGCACCCATGGGAGGTCATGCCCGATCTGTACTTCTACAGGGACCCTGAGGAG ATTGAGAAGGAGgaacaggctgctgctgagaaggCTGTTGGAAAGGAGGAGTTCCAGACCGAATGGAGCGCCCCCGCCGCAGAGTTCACCCAGCCTGAGGTGGCTGACTGGTCCGAGGGTGTCGCGGTGCCGTCTGTTCCCATCCAGCAGTTCCCTGCTG ctgctgctcctgtcaaGACAG AGGACTGGAGCACTCAGCCCGCCACAGAGGACTGGTCCACTGCTCCCACGGCTCAGACTTCTGACTGGGGCGGCGCTACGTCTGACTGGTCTTAA